In the genome of Chrysemys picta bellii isolate R12L10 chromosome 17, ASM1138683v2, whole genome shotgun sequence, one region contains:
- the PPM1N gene encoding probable protein phosphatase 1N gives MATFVRLLVSQAERVVSRLFKAERGEGPGSFLEAPRTEKLLQRGEGGGLRYGLGAMQGWRAHMEDTHTAQPQLPGDLATWAFFAVYDGHAGGTVAQFCARHLLGEVVVGEAFTGEAESPEAVKKAVREGFLRIDSHMQALARAEGWEHAGSTAVAVLVSPGHLYFINLGDSRALLCRAGRLTFYTEDHKPSRPRERERIENAGGSVLLQRVNGSLAVSRALGDFDYKAVAWRGQTEQLVSPEPEVYELARSPGEDEFLVLACDGVWDAFDTEGLCAFVRSRLLLGGDPQAVCEEVLDAGLYKGSRDNMTCMVVCFRGAPGTSQAALQKERELDAHLESRVAELYGELQEQGAASLVAIFRCLATEVNPSLPPGGGLASKRAVIMEAYERLRRSYEAQMSGPCESGAPC, from the exons ATGGCCACCTTTGTGCGGTTGCTGGTGTCGCAGGCGGAGCGGGTGGTCTCGCGTCTCTTCAAGGCAGAGCGTGGCGAGGGGCCCGGCTCCTTCCTGGAGGCGCCGCGGACGGAGAAGCTGCTGCAGCGAGGCGAGGGGGGCGGGCTGCGTTATGGGCTGGGCGCCATGCAGGGCTGGCGGGCGCACATGGAGGACACTCACACGGCTCAGCCCCAGCTGCCGGGCGACCTGGCCACCTGGGCCTTCTTTGCCGTGTACGACGGGCACGCGGGCGGCACGGTGGCGCAGTTCTGCGCCCGCCACCTGctgggggaggtggtggtgggcgAGGCCTTCACAGGGGAGGCGGAGTCGCCTGAGGCCGTGAAGAAGGCGGTGCGGGAGGGCTTCCTGCGCATCGACAGCCACATGCAGGCGCTGGCCCGCGCCGAGGGGTGGGAGCACGCCGGCTCCACCGCCGTGGCCGTGCTGGTCTCGCCGGGCCACCTCTACTTCATCAACCTGGGCGACTCGCGGGCCCTGCTGTGCCGGGCCGGCCGCCTCACCTTCTACACGGAGGACCACAAGCCCAGCCGGCCGCGGGAGCGGGAGCGCATCGAGAACGCCGGCGGCAGTGTCCTGCTGCAGCGCGTCAATGGCTCCTTGGCCGTCTCCCGCGCCCTGGGCGACTTTGACTACAAGGCCGTGGCCTGGCGGGGCCAGACGGAGCAGCTGGTGTCGCCCGAGCCCGAGGTGTACGAGCTGGCGCGCTCCCCCGGCGAGGACGAGTTCCTGGTGCTGGCCTGCGACGGCGTCTGGGACGCCTTCGACACCGAGGGGCTCTGCGCCTTCGTCCGCTCCCGCCTGCTGCTCGGCGGGGACCCGCAGGCCGTGTGCGAGGAGGTCCTGGACGCTGGGCTCTACAAG GGAAGCCGCGACAACATGACCTGCATGGTGGTGTGTTTCCGGGGGGCCCCTGGCACCTCCCAGGCCGCCCTGCAGAAGGAGAGGGAGCTGGACGCCCACCTGGAGAGCCGGGTGGCAG agctgtatggggagctgcaggagcagggggctgcCAGCCTTGTGGCCATCTTCCGGTGCCTGGCGACCGAGGTgaaccccagcctgccccccggcGGGGGTCTGGCCAGCAA AAGGGCCGTGATCATGGAGGCCTACGAGCGCCTGCGACGGAGCTATGAGGCCCAGATGTCG GGACCTTGTGAGAgcggcgccccctgctga